Within Primulina tabacum isolate GXHZ01 chromosome 5, ASM2559414v2, whole genome shotgun sequence, the genomic segment acagcgaaaacgcgtgtaaaaaaaatgttcattTGAGCCTGCAGAAATTTTGGTACGACCTCTCCATAAATAGGACATcgcaaaaatatcaaaaaaacacaacaacaatatacgctcgaaaataacATCAAATTCACAATCAACCGAATCAATATCCTACAACCACACTGATCATGACTAGACACAATATATCACAAACAAAtccaaaataacataaaaactTCATGATACAGCCTCACAAGGCATCTCACCGGGTACCACTAGCTCAGGGGCTGATTCAGGATTTTATGTTTGGGGGGCCGGCTCACCACCAACTACGAAAGTTTTAAGTTGGGCATTTGACCCTTTGTAAAGGTCCCGTTATTTagtttttcgaaaaaaaattgCAGAGAATGGAACGCgggtaataatttttaaaaaaaatttcgaggGGGCCGTTTATagatactttatttttttatgatcaaataatatatatactaaataataaaatatatattatatagttGGTCCTACACTAAATCTGCCCCTGCACTagctgacgctccaccagacgtaTCAAATCATCTGGAATAACTTGTTATGACATAAAAAACAATCGCAATGTAAAAAGAAAACAGAAGTCTGACCCCAGTACGacaaatcaataaaattatgaCGTAAATAAATGATATTTAATAATACCAAGTAAAAAAGCAATGTTGTGCGATGCATGAATGTTAACAATAGAATAACAGATACCAAACAAAATCCAAACAAATAGCATCAACAACAGTAACAATGACCACCCGTGTCAGTAATGCAACATCAAATCGTCGCTCGTCCATGCACGTAGAATCTGGAATGCAATGCCAAAATAATTAATGCATGAATATATCGGATAAAACATTCAAGGCAcataatagcaaacaacatACACTGGATATTCTTGCACGGTGATATAGAcgttataataatataattttaaacgtACATCAACTACAACTTACAATATCACAATCCACGGTAATTCTTAAAGACTTTCTGATGACTCCAAACCTTAAACTCGTCCAACGATAGAATTTACAATATAAATTTGTTATATAATTCAATATAATGCATTTTCAATGACTGACACAAATTAAATCGGAgcagttaaaaattaaattcctagcAACCTATAAACCGATTTAAAATCTAGAATTTCAAGCTTAATACCTTAAGAATCAAAGCTTAAATGCACAACGGCGGTAGCAGGGAAAGTGGCTTGCCATAAAAGTCATCGGAAATACTGTTCACGGTgagaaaacaagagaaaacTTAAGAGTTCACTTGTATATACTAATCCACAAAGAACCACTAAGAATCGAAGCAAAAATCTTACCTAAAATCGGATCAAAACTCACGTGCATAGATGTTGGAAACAGGGCCGATCGAGCTCGAAATCTTCCGATACGTTGCAGGAGGAGACTCTAAGGCTGTAGAAAGAAGGATGCTGGGTTGCTGCGCTACTTTTCCAACTACTAGCGGCACTACACGAGGGCTGCAAAAACAGGAGGGAGGGGCACAGGTTGCATGGATGGGGAAAGATTTATCTCTATAGTGTACGCAATACGTTAAATGggttgaatttaaaatatattgaaatGAGCTGAGCTCAAATGAGATATTAGACTCTCACAGTTCGAtcttttttaactttaaaaagaacaaaaaacaaaaaaaaaatacaaaattttcattctttaaaTATTTTGACTTACACGTATAATTGTGAAATTAGAGAGCATATGGATGAATCATGtgcaaaattttaatttatcaaacattttttttctttggaaGGTATTCACGAGCATATGGAAGAATCATGAATCTAAAATCGAACAATGTCAGAAGAACATCCGATATTATTTCTTCAATGAAGCAGAATCATTTGAAATGAGGTTTACTTTACATCGCATCAAGCGACATATTAActtgtaaaaaatatatattgctGCCTAATTTCAGAATCTGACCCATTTCTACTTCATCAATCCGAAGAACTAAGGATGGCAATGAGCCGGGACGGGGGTGGGTTTGCCATCCCATCCCCATTCCCATCCCCATATCCGTCCCAATTCCCGCTTTTTCGAGTTCAGGAAATTTCCAAACCCGAAATTTCGGGGATCAACTTCCAATCcccatttcaaaaatattaatatggcaaGATGATAACGAATTCAGATATTTTTTCAAAccaaaaacttattattatatattattattagagataatattaatattaatatcaatatcaatattaataataataagattattaaaattttaaaaaataatataattatcatattattaatattaataatactattattttattattgatatcatTTTCGGGGCGGGTTCGGGGATTTCGGGGATAGAGATAGTAATCACATACCCGCCCCCAGGGCCGATCCTAACAATATTTGGGCATGAGTCTAACTTTTAAAAAGAGTCGTCTGAATCATAATGTGTGTTCATGTTTTTTTTAGTTCCATagcaatttttcaaattaaatgaaTACGTtaaagacaatataaaaaactaaatgaataaaaatatcaaacatgtccaaaATGATCACTAAAAAACAACCTGCCTAACAGTTTTAGAGTTAAAAACTACTAATTAAGTCTGTATAATCAAGTTGTTCAGTAATTTCTTTCTCAATCGATAACATAGCCAAttcattcaatctttcttgtgatCGGAGAAAAGTTTTGATGAGCTTTAACATTGAGAAACTTCGCTGTGCACTTGCTACTGTGATCGGGACAGTCAACAAGATTTTATAAGTAATATGAGCATTTGAGATTCTAAATGCAATCATTATTCATATGAGTATCACATAAAAAGACGCTGATGATCAAGCGCAAAcaatctttagccacattaatAGCTTGAATGAATCTATCACTTTTTACACAACTAAATAACTAGGAAATGCTGTCTTACTTACTAACCGAATTCAAcatcaaatatacatatcagttaCAGCCAATTACCACACATTCTTGATACGCCCTACACACACATTTTCAACCTTTcacttttgaattttgatcttAGCTGAACCTGATATGGTGAACGAATGGACTGATTCCATGGGGCCTTTAGGGTTTTCAATTTTTCATCTCGTTATactttatatatattgatatttgaaattttgaatacatattttaagaaatatttgggtttcttctatgCACTCTCAAGCAAAGTTTCATAGCAGGAGATTTCATGATTTGGAAACTTTCTCGTGTATATATTGCAAAAgcaaaaacaaaagggaagtcTCAAATCTTGAATCCCCGCCTCAGAAAGAGTGAATAAATCATTAATTCGAAGGTAATATATGATTGATTCTCTTTTTCTGATTTGTCCCGATTTTTATACTTGTCCTTAATCCGCCATGCTTCCCACCATTACTCTACCCCGATAAAAAAGTTATACTGGTTTGGTAAATCATACCAACAACTTATTGCCAGTTAGATTAATTCATCAACTCCTGACTTTGATTTCGAAGAGGACcgataatttcttaaaattttatgagtgatttttgtaataataaaattCATGTTTCGGTTGCACTAATTCTTCACAAACTGGATTTTTTCTTTCGCGTCCATAGATGCATATGTGGGGGttatctaatattatatataataatttttttaaaaaaatttgagctCCAAAAAAGGGATGAACCTGAGTCATTGGACTCATTTGACTCCAAATAAGCACGGCCCTGCCCGCCCCGAATTACAGGacccgaacccaacccgaaaaaatcggggATCCCGAGTTTTCCCCGCGGGGCCCAAACCCGTAGGAAAAGTTGCGATCCCTACAAAGAACTCTAtgcttttcttttttaaaatcaatCTCATATTTACTATTCAAGATTAATCTCGACATCTGTTAATTTTAACTTCGTATTATcttttatatgtttattatttTCGATTTTACTTTGTGACGTGGATAACAccgaaataattgtttattgGATTTGTTGGAGCATTGCCCAAAATCTCAAATCAATTACATTTTTTTAGCAGCATCACTGAATAATTGTAAAAATCTTTTATTAAACAAATCTTTTATTGTTTTGTCAAGTGggaatatttttctttacaTATCTATGTTATCTTTATTTCCAAGCTTTTGTTTAGCTCGATAATCCTAAATCTTTCATATAATATGTCACGAAATTTTATATTGATCACTAAAGATGACTGATATTGCaaataaaaagagaaaaatccGATTTATAGCTTCAGATTAATTTTCCAATGAGTCTTGGTATTGTGTCTATATCAGCAAAGACTCCATTTTTACCTCAATACGTCGATCATGCGCCTGCCCGTTCCTTGTTTCCCAAAAGAAATCTCCAAAACTCAGGTTGTTTTTCACTTTCTTTCAATCTCACTTGGGTTGGATTGTATTTTGTTGGCGTGTATAAGTAGGTCGATGGAACgcagattttgttttgttttgtttttttccccATTCATCGTTCATGCTAACTCAAGATTCTCGAGGAAAAGGAGATCGAGAATCTTGAATCctgaaagaaacaaaaatatgAGGTTGCGTCTCACATTGTTGCTCTATGCGTCTACGTATGTGCTTTGTGGATGAATTTTGTTAGGATGCGTGATTCTGTAAGAATGTGTAATTGGTTTACTGGAAATTGTTCTCTTGGTTTCAGTAATGATTgggtaaaaaaattatatttcaaggAAACAAAATCAAGAAACACAAGCCGACTATCCTTGATCGCGTGAATGAGTTATTTTACGGTGCTACGGTAGAAAAGCGAAAAATGCATTTAAAGACCAACTTTTCTTGATAATTTTTATTCGTAAAATGACATGATTTAGCTCTTCTCTTTTTGTTGCGTGCGATCTTATTTTCTTAGTTTCGTACTGTCTTTTAAACTTTGGTCAAAATCTTGCCCGTACCAGTTAATCGACAACGTGAATGGTGTGTGCAGGGAGGACTTTAGTTTCTCGGAGTCAAGTTCATAATCTCGAGTATTACGACAGTGGGCAACAATTAAGCCCGAAGTTAACGGATTCAAAGGCTCTGTTTCCGGCAATGGATAGGAATCTTTACCCTGATATAGAGCCATATAACACGGGGTTTTTAAAGGTTTCTGAAATCCATTCAATATATTACGAGCAGTCTGGAAATCCAGATGGGCATGTGAGTTTTCTTGGGTCTTCAATTGCAATTGCAGCTCTGAGACTAGATACTATTTTAGTTTCAATATTTTGTTCTTGTGTTGAACTTCTTATGCATATTGTGCTCATGAAGAAAAAACCTATCTGGATCGTGTGCAATCAATTTGCAGAACTAGTGTTTTAGCATACTGAACCTTCAAATTTTATCTGTTTCTCCCCGGCTTCTTTTTGAAAAAAGACCAGAACAGATCTTATTGATTATACGGAGCTTATTGGACCTTTTGATCATATTTCATCGCAGCCAGTAGTTTTTTTCCATGGAGGCCCTGGAGGAGGTACTTCACCAAGTAACAGGAAATTCTTTGATCCTAATTTTTACAGGATAATTTTGTTTGACCAGGTATATTATCCGAACTATTTGGTTTTGGAGGATACTAAGTTCTAGTCGTCTGacatttttgtgaaaaaatcttCTGTCAGCGAGGTGCTGGTAAAAGCACACCTCATGCTTGCTTGGAGGAGAATACAACATGGGACCTTATTGAGGACATTGAAAAGTTGAGAGAACACTTGAAAGTGCCAGAATGGCtggtaaatatttttttccttgtGAATTTTGGTAAATGCTCCAATATGTGCATCCCACTAGTGGACTTTTCAGGTTTTTGGTGGTTCATGGGGGAGCACACTCGCCCTAGCATATAGTCAGTCACACCCAGATAAGGTTTCTCGGGATGTCTTTCCTATGTTTGGAAGTGATGTTTTACCTTTTGGAAATCTAGATGCAAGAGTTCATATCAATTCTTCACCAATAATCTTTTTGTTCTTACTTTTAAGGTCACTGGCATGGTCTTGAGAGGTATCTTTCTACTGCGCAAGAAAGAAATTGATTGGTTTTATGAGGGTGGCGCTGCTGCGATATTTCCAGATGGTATACTTTGTTTTTCCCCCCTTCTTTTTTGGAGATGGCAGCTGACCTTGCAGTTGCTTTATGTGTGCTTAAAATGGAAATGCTTGGTATTCAATTGAAAGGATCGACCGGATTTGTTAGTGGAAATTGTGATAGTTTGCGTACTTAATTTGTTCAGTTGGGCTCTAAATATCCTTACGGgatgaattattatttttttattagaaatCAAAAAGTATACTTTTTAGTCAGATTTTATATTTAGATAATGATATGTATTTGATATGGTTGTACTGTAATTTAGTTGTAAGATAATTTATGTTCTTTCATAGTCGTGGGCACAAAATTTCTGCTGTAGGTAGTCTACTAACGTAATGCAGCATGAATGCTATTCAGATATTATATGTTATATATATCCCAAATAACTGATATATCATACAGTTATCTATTTAAGAGAtaattaatctttttatttcataattaatCTTTTTTTGTCTGTGAGAAATATCCACTTGCCCATGTAGTATGCTTTGACTCTTTCATATTCTTTTGCTTGCCTTAGCACATGTTATAGTTCCACATGttaataaacaataaataactattaaaaatttatttaatttacttttttatttttagatttaaatTTGGTAACATTGCAAAACAAAATAGCTaacaaaatttgataatatttaaatattttatttttggcatTATTTTATTGGGAAGAAATAATTTGTCAACAGTTTTATATCTTAATCTATCATAAACATTGCTGAAATCTAAGTTGAAGTTAGTGGTTTTTGTCCTTTTGATTTCACTAGTGCTTAAATCTACTCTAGATGGGGGCTTTATCCTCTATATAACATATTTTTATAGCTTGGGAGCTGTTTAGAGATCTTATTCCAGCTGGTGAAAGAGGTTGTTTCGTTGATGCTTACCATAAGAGGTTAAACTCCAATGACAAGGAGACACAGGTAAGATAAGTACTCTGGTGATACCATTCCTCAATCCTTTTGAGGACTTCTTGTTGCTTCTGCTTGCTGAAGAACGCCTTCCATAATAATGAGCAAAGTCCGTCATTTTTTATGGTTTTTCTCACCTTTTCTGTCTTGATAGAAGTTTCCATTTAGCTTTAGAACCAGTCATCAAAATCCATCATACAAACGGCTAGAGAGAAGGGGTTGGGAATTTGAAATTATCCTTGGCCTTTTTTCGAGGCGTTTGAAATTGTTACAGAAAATACTTATTTGAAGCCCGTTCACTTTCAATTCCTTCAGTCAAAACTTGTCCAATCCAAATTCTTGAATCCAAACTGAAGTATCTGAAATATTAGCAATGACCATCATCAGTGGTCTTATCATGTCGTTTCATCTATACATTTAATTCACACTTTTAAAACATGGggtatcatattttttttttaagtttccAAGTGTATATTTTGCTTCCTCCCATCCCtttatttatatgattttttaaatttatagtATAAAGCTGCTAGGGCATGGACCAAATGGGAAATGATGACTGCTCATCTTCTGCCAAATGAAGTGAATATAAAACGAGGAAATGACGATGACTTCTGTTTGGTGAGTGTTTACATGAAACCAGTATGCATGTACATAGCatgtatttatatgtatattgtgtgtgtgtatatatatatctgcaTCTAGCTCTTTCCGCTATTGATTAGTGTGATGGGCAGTGCTGAATTCATAAGTGAATTTCCTCAACATGGCTGAATTATGCTATGTTTAGGCATTTGCAAGGATTGAGAACCACTACTTTGTGAACAAAGGCTTTTTACCCTCCGATTCATTCCTGTTGGATAACATTGAGAAAATAAAGCATATCAACACTGTAATTGTTCAGGTTTGTACGAGTCCTCGTCTAATTTGATTTACTATGTATTATAGCACCTTTACTTTCAGATTCTGGCTGAATATGTTTTGTGCTTGAGATTTCAAGTTGCAACAATTACAATGTTGcctgaaaattaaaaaaagagaACTTTGGAGACTGTTCAGATTCATATGAAGCCGTTTGGTCGACCCATGTTTCAAAACTCATTATCTCCTCTATTATGCAGGGAAGATATGATGTCTGCTGCCCTCTAATGTCTGCATGGGATCTTCACAAGGCTTGGCCAGCGGCTGATCTCAAGGTAAGAGATCTATCGGGGACACACAACACCACCATAAAAATATAAAGCTTTTTGGATGATAAAATAGTTTTTGATGAAATAGTTAGCATATACCACAGGGAAGTACGGAGAGTGGAGGCACCATGGTTGCTTTCCGGTGCTATATAAATTTATCATTGTTCTTGATTTCTCATTTTGATAGACGCTACGACATATTACCTCATTTGACATAGAAAAAGTTTCATCACTGCATCTTATGCTATCTACCTGGATATTAAACCTTCATCGCAACTAATTGATCTCTTTGGCATGTCATGACCAAGTAGGGTTATTAACTACTTTGTTTAACCTATGAACATGTGATATACTAAGCAGAACACGttgtattaatttttttctcgCCCTCTTTGGAGTGTGTCGCCAATTGAATTTACTGTGATAGCCTAACGTCTTTTATTATCTGAAATGGAGCTAGTGTTTATTTAGTGTTTTTTTATACATCATTAATGAATCAAATTCCCTTAAACATCAGAGTTTTCATGGAATAGTATTTGCAGCCTTTGATTTATCTACCTGGTAATAACGTAAACGGCAACAATTCAGATTTAATAATAGTGAACATACATTTCATGCGACGTGATTAGTTGTAATTCAAGCAAGAGCACTATAGAGGAATTACTTTCTGTTTCATTGGTATTTCTATTTGTTTCTTAAATACTCTTCCTAAAACTATATTAGTGcattatcttgatttgtttaGTTTTTTGTCTCTTTGCTGTATCTCATTATTTACTTTATTTAACTGAAAACATATTTTTGATAAATGAATTGGGGTATGAATataatttttggtgatgttttaAAAGGATATAGTTTCTATTGTCGATATTATGTCATGTCAGAATGTGTgggattattttgtttttaaatatttatgatatttttttggAGTGATGAAAATTGAATATAAAACAGTGATTGTATCAAGAAATGTGGAAGTAAATTGAGGATGCAGCGTATATTCAAATTaagttttattattaaatttgtttCCCATTCAAACTATGTTTCTTTTCCACTCTATATATTGCTAATCTAGGGATTGTTTTAAAGTAAATCTTTTTCACAGTTCAAATTTTGaaagtaaatttattttcttg encodes:
- the LOC142547020 gene encoding proline iminopeptidase isoform X1 — its product is MSLGIVSISAKTPFLPQYVDHAPARSLFPKRNLQNSGRTLVSRSQVHNLEYYDSGQQLSPKLTDSKALFPAMDRNLYPDIEPYNTGFLKVSEIHSIYYEQSGNPDGHPVVFFHGGPGGGTSPSNRKFFDPNFYRIILFDQRGAGKSTPHACLEENTTWDLIEDIEKLREHLKVPEWLVFGGSWGSTLALAYSQSHPDKVTGMVLRGIFLLRKKEIDWFYEGGAAAIFPDAWELFRDLIPAGERGCFVDAYHKRLNSNDKETQYKAARAWTKWEMMTAHLLPNEVNIKRGNDDDFCLAFARIENHYFVNKGFLPSDSFLLDNIEKIKHINTVIVQGRYDVCCPLMSAWDLHKAWPAADLKIVPDAGHSANEPGISEELVAATNKFKYIKEAAH
- the LOC142547020 gene encoding proline iminopeptidase isoform X2; translated protein: MDRNLYPDIEPYNTGFLKVSEIHSIYYEQSGNPDGHPVVFFHGGPGGGTSPSNRKFFDPNFYRIILFDQRGAGKSTPHACLEENTTWDLIEDIEKLREHLKVPEWLVFGGSWGSTLALAYSQSHPDKVTGMVLRGIFLLRKKEIDWFYEGGAAAIFPDAWELFRDLIPAGERGCFVDAYHKRLNSNDKETQYKAARAWTKWEMMTAHLLPNEVNIKRGNDDDFCLAFARIENHYFVNKGFLPSDSFLLDNIEKIKHINTVIVQGRYDVCCPLMSAWDLHKAWPAADLKIVPDAGHSANEPGISEELVAATNKFKYIKEAAH